Below is a genomic region from Cloeon dipterum chromosome 2, ieCloDipt1.1, whole genome shotgun sequence.
CAACTCAAAATGCACCGAGGTGAGCACGCTGGAGCCCGTGGAAGGGGCCAGGGTGGAGGTTGTGCAGGTGTCGAGCGGCAAGTCGGCGCGCAACATTCCTGAGGGATCGGTGCTGACCCGCAGACTGGGCCTGATCGTGGGCACCACGATGGGCGGACTCGTGTTCATTGTGCTGGTCGGCTGCCTGTCCTACCTGAAGATCAAGAAGCGGCGCAATTTGAAGACCGAGGAGGGTGTCGGGCCGCAGGAGTACATCACCTACGACCGGCAGATCTCCTTCCAGAGCACGGACCCCAACCAGAGCACCATGGGCACCACTGACACGCTCATTGGAAGCTAACTAATATTTCGCCTAACATAAGGGCGGTAAATGAAGACGAGGACTATTGTTTTTACGTCGATTCTGCAGAGAagatacataatatatatattttgattaagtGCTTTCTCGATCAACCAATGAACTGGAatgtttgtcattttttcgACCTCTAACTGGACGATTTCGGCCAACGCAATAATATGAAGCAACTTGTGAGCAATGGTGGTGAATTTTTATCAGTGCTTAATTCGTTTGAAACTGCGTTTCATCTCAGCTTTTGCGTTAGGTCAGTTTTGCCATTTACAGTGAAATGGACGATTTCATAGAGACATTCGCAGTGGAATTGCTCAATTAGTTTGAGTTGAGATCAAATTATCTAGTTCACCACCAAAATGCACGTGCAAATTCATCTTCAAATTCACTTaatctaaaattcaatttccatttttccactTGAAATCGCTTGAGAGCTAGAAAAATACTTAGGTCCCCCGGAAACCCCGACACCGCCaagttttttccattaaaatttatcttaatgTTCAAAAACAGCTTCACAGCAAGGAGCGGCAAAGTGGAAGCTATTACCGCGTATATGCCAACAGGTTCGCGAGAGCGGATTATTAAAACTTGCACCCTTTTTCTTAAAGTAAAAGAAGGCTCCATTGAAAGTTGAGCGCCGAAAGTTTGTGTGTTTCGAGAGTGCACCGCGCGCGGAGGTGAATGGGCTGATTTAAATGCATGCAGTGCCAGTCGCGGCGGTGGCGCAAGCAAAAACACGCCGCCGCAATGTATCATTcgattaaaagttttaattgtcTAATAAATTCATTAGGCCGGCGCGCCGGGCCGACTGGTTGGTTGCTTTGCCACCTTCTTTACCGCACAGCAAAGTGTGATGGATGTTGGGCTGAACAAGAAGAATGCCCGCCAGgtaattcattcattcgtccattcattcatttggcATTGTAAATTACCCGACAAAGTGTAATAATGCATCAACATTAATATCAAAAGTTGCGGCgcctcgcgcgcgcggttgGTTGTTTCGCGCTATTTTTTTCAGCGCGGAGAGGTGtgttgcgcaattttttatgaaaggcCGCTGCAAAAGCGGAAAAAGAGGCAACCGAAAAAGTTTTTATGGTCACCACATAAAAGGGAGAGAGTTATTTTTccgtgttaaatttaatgcgaCACCCCGTCatgcaggaaatttttcaaaagtcaTTCGACCACGCACGCGGCGGGCGCCAACTTTGTAAGTGAAAATGctccttttttaaaacttgcgCCCGATGAAATTAGCCGTGACTCCAAATGGAATCCACAGCGTACGTGGATAAATTATAGCGTTATACCGAGCACAAAAAGAGGAAGCGCTCTTGTGTTGATACTAAGGCACAGGGAGATGCGCAATGTTTAATTCAACAGACAGGCCTTCTGAAATTCTTCCACTTTCGTCAAAAAACAACTttgctcttttaaatttatctttgttGGAATGCActagacaaaatttaaaattttccacctcacgcgaaaattaattcaacccTCTCTCGTTTGATAGTCTAACagtcaatataaaaaagtgtcacgtctgaaaaatgcaaaaaaaaaatcaccggCATTCAATcttgaaccaatttttaatttgattcaaagattgtctcataaattaattattagttaaacaaaatcagatttaaattaaaagaaccTAAAATTCTCCTGTGAGGTGGCTGGCAAGTGGCAATTGTCAGTTTGCGCATCTCTTTTCAACGCCTGCAGCGTCATGCATTCAATTTATCAAAGCGCTTTTTCCCCAGTCGTGCGAAATTGCGCGCCGTGTAGGTGTTACTGGCCGAATGGCACTTTTTCTGCGAGTGCCAGCTCGCACATCGCGTTTTGTGCGCCGGAAATCTTGTCATTTGCGAGTAGGGCGCGAGCAAAAGGAGACAATGGGCCGAGAAACAAAAACCACCTTTAGTaaaaggcaataaattaaactgtcTGCGCACGCTCGCTTTTGAAGTCTACGTGGGGGGTATAAGAAAAGACAAAACAGCGGCTTGTCATATTATGCATCGCCCCAGCGGAGAGATATGCGAGTTGCGACGGGAAAACGGTAGTCTGTTgacaaagtaatttaaaatctgacgTTTCTCATCAGCTGGAGACGTCTCCTCGTTGCTTCCGCGTTACGAATTCTGCGACGTAAGAGCCAACTCTTTACTTTTGCTCCCCtgcaatgcaaataatttattttatcccgCGACGGGAGGCTCGaccttattttaaattcattctgCTGCATAGtgcgaataaaaaatggccGAGTTGCATAAATAAAGTTTCACAACCCCACTGTGCAAGCATGATGAAATGCGTAAAATTTCTACTTgattattaaatcatttaatccTGCCAGAGGTGAGATTTTCTCCAAAGTGCTTTACGgggcatatttttttttaatttggaaacgTCGTATTTTCTGgaccaataaaaatataacgctcatttgaatttgaaaacaagGTAAAACTGCTTGCGATTTAGAAAGAGCTTCCGTGCCCCACTTATCAAATGCCCATCTTTCGAGTTAATGGAAGCTACACAGCCCGCGGGAAGTCTGTGCGCACGGGCTGCGCTTTATCTCACTCAGAGCCCTTGGAAACGAGCAACACACAGAGACGTTAATTCAATTTCGCTTGAGTGATATATAAAAAGTTGCTGCAAGCACACAACTGGAAAGAAAGAATGCATCTCGCAGCGTTTTGTTTCGCGAGAGCGATTCGCATTCCATCCAAAAGTATATACACCAACATTCTGGCAGGAAAACCTTCAAAGCGTGCGTCTGTGATTTGCGCGGTTGAGTTGTGCTTGACTAGCGTACGTACACGTCTCTCAGTCAATTCAAAGTCTTCAACTCGAACGCGAAACAAACTTTTTCTTGCGCCACGCCGATTCCCAGCGGGGAAGTTTGTCAGTTTTAGTTTTGCTCGCGCAGCTCAGAAGAGTCTGGCTGGCTCCTTCGCCGCGCGGCTGACGTACCTCTTCGGCAGCCAGAGCACCTGCCTGGCCGGAATACAAAAGTAATTAGCGCGCCATCCCGGCGGAGTAAAGccgagggagagagagagagagagagagctgttTTACAATTCCGGTTTGCTGCTTTGCATGCGACGTGGATATGAAAATTAGCCTGAATGGCAGTCTAATTGCAAGCACTCGGCGGCCTGCGTTTGCACCTAGTAGAGGCCATCCGCTCGGCGCTGTAAAACGAGCAGTCTGATGTGTATcggcattttaaattgtttcatttgcgcgaaaattaaacacttttGACTGCACAAAATATATAGCTGTGTAAAATTGCTCTGGtgcattaattttagcaacatggttattttaaatcgatatGAAACCCGTTTCAACAGTGCATATCCTCTTAActgacaaaatattatttaattggttAATCCTAATGATACATTGCGGGCAGAGtatgtttttaaatgcattttccaAACTACATTTTCAAAGGGCAGTTATCACTAATTTAAAAGGCATCGATATATACCGTTGACTGCAGCGggtgaatgaaaattttgttttgtcacATATATATTAATAGTATCAGGCATGTATGAATATAAAACTCGCATCCACTTTTGCACAATTACGCCATTCGGTTTCTCGTTTGGCCTGCCGCTGGACAAGCGTAGCAGCagttttatttgcataaatttatatttgccaGCGCACAACGGCAATCATTGTGTGGGGTGGTCACAcagcaattttccaattttgtattttatgtgtTTCGGTTTTAATGAAATAGTTAATGAATCGACCGGTCTGCGTTGCTTTCAAAGAAGCAATTAGCCGTTcgttggaaattaaatcagcgcCATATTGGTTTTCACACCAACGTTTTCAAATGCTAAGTGAtgaagtcaaatttttcacagacaataaaaaatcgcaACAGTTAATTAggcataaatgcaaaaaacatttaataatataaatgaaaaaaactgttttgtgTTTATGACCGTTCCGGAATTATTCCCTAAACAAATCTTACGTCATTAAAAACTGCTCTCCAGATTAAAAGgacatttttcttcaaatattgaGCTTGGATGTTTGCATATActtaattgaattgcaaaactttttcataattttgacagcgtttaaattaatttaacattccACGGtggaaaaagcaatttacaGAAATTGCCAgatgaaaaactttttatttcaaaagagcaGTAATCTTATTTCAAAGCAAACTTTGCTTAAAGAAACCTCGTCTCGGCGACTTTGTGCGTCGCTTTCTCTCTATCGTCAAAAAAGTTTTAGCCCACCGAAGCAAGTTCATTTTGTAAGATTTCGCGAGCGTTCCGAACCTCTATAATGGAGTCTCGCAGCGGCTGCCCGAAAATGAGTGCAGATTTTAAGTCTGCCACATTATCATGTCTGTGACGGTGCTTTCATTTGCCGCAGTTCTCGCCCCCAACACGTACACTATGGCAATACCATTTCACACCGTGCATGTACCTTACAAATTTATACTGTACATTTGCTCGCTCTCACACAACTTTCGAGGCATGCAAGAGCAGCGcttttatctcattttcttTGGCCAGCATTTTATGCTGCTTCgtgcatattttaattggacGACTCATTAAAATTGTCAAGCAGCGGCAAACTTTCATTGTGCGCCgcactgtttttatttcagctcGTGTGTATTGTTATGAACGGGTACAAGCAGTGGATTTTGGCTCATTAACGTGCGCTAGCCGACACACTctgctaattttaaatgtggcCTTTTTGGGTTAAGCAAGTGCAAAAAGCGTTCTGCTCGTGGTGCGGTCACGGCGGTCACTTCTACCCTCCTTGCTGAAGCGATCAGagtaaaaatatcgaaaattgtAAGATACGAATCTTtccatttgaaataattcaggtttctctcaaattttaaatgtagcGGTTGAAGGTTCACAAATTACCCTTGAAAAAAACAACAGAACAGTTCATGAGTGTAACAATGTTTACTTTTGTTATAGGAGTATCGTTTAGATTTCATTAACAAGTTAACTTAAAAAGTGTATCAATCAATCATTGCTTGTTGATCatgttttgagaaaatttcatgttttttcaaatgtattgTTCATATGTCTGAAGATTTCATCTTCTCTATGTGCATGCAAAATCGATAGTTTCCTCGTCTTTCTGCTCAAATCATAATGTAAAAATCATTGcaaagattttataaaaaaaaaacacctcaaaaaccgaaaaaaatacGAGCCGTGTGAAATAATGTCATATTCACtcgaaacaaaataaaaatctgtagAATCAGAAGGCAATTTTATACCAGAACCCaggagtaaatttaaaaaagacgcGTGGCGATGTGTATCAAGAGGAAATTGAGCGTGAAAGTGGAAATAAACTGTTTGTGTTCATCGTGCAAAAAGGACTAAAAGAATGTGAATCAATAATTAAGGCAACTTGATGTagcatttgattatttttataggaAAGTTTATAAATGTACGGCCGTGAAGAAGGCCTGTTATTATTAGAGCTTTCACAGCAAAACTGTAGATTTTCagcgtttttcttttcatctaCAGTTGCTATAAcagttattttaataattttgtttctcagACTAACTTCAGTGCTGCATTGGTTGAAGAAGAGGTCCTTCTTTTTGGAAGAGATCTCATTTCCTATTTCAGATTTcaacaaatatattataaatgtaTCGATTTGATTAAAGttgctctattttttattccaatttgtGGCTAACGTTGACGAAAGtttgattgtaaattttatgcatGTTCCTCAGTTGATGTTCAAACTTTCCTGAAAAAGGATGTAGTTCTTGGTGGAAATATAACATTATGTggcaacttttgcatttttctctgtCCCGCCGACGCCGACGCTGCTCTCTCCTGTAAAAAGCGTTAAAAGAAACAATCGCCATATTTCTCAATAACTCTTTTTCTCTTGACCCGTTGTTACAAAGTTATTACATCCAATACCTCCCCCGAAGATATATACATTATGTACGAGCAAGCGCGACTTTCCATAAATCATGTAGATAAAAGGGACAAAAGTTTTATTGTTTAGATCCTAGTTGCAGCGAGcgcaaaagaaagcaaaacaaaaaccttCCATAAAAACATGTAAATGGTTGATATTCCAAACAGAGTcataataaaactaaaaaatatacaaatgaaAAACGTCACTTGGATCTGTTATAGTGTTTTATTTACTTCGTGCTTATATACCACACCATATTTTCCGTAATCTTGTACAAAGCATTGCGGAGGAGTATGGCAATcaacatacaaaaataataattccatagaaatcttttgaatgaaaatttatttagcgtATACGCATTATTCGTACAACACTAAATCAAGTTTTGTACTATTTCGAAActtctctcacaatcagagttatattttttctagcaCTTCTCTAATGAAAGTGAGAATTCAGAAtgcagtcctcaccatttgaaaagcatgctaacttatAATtagcagccacttttctcaaaaaagtaCAGTgctacttaggtcaattttggcttcaactaaatcctaaggattttccaggattttgtaGTAACAAtcctgtaaattttttttaacggtcttttaatttcgaattgCTAAACTGCactattattttcaaataaaaaaaacacttcacaatttgtttaacaataatatgtaattgaaaaacatcattaataaaatacgtTTTCGTGAACCAAAGTATGTAgcgctaaaatttaataattattgcctttagaattaaaaaatatggaatatcAGGAGTTTCAGCTGCATCAAAAATTCGTAATATAGTGCAATGCGGCATTTTTCTCGCGCCATACAATCGCTAAAATTGTTCACCAGCGCCATCCTGTGGTCAAAGAGAAAAGTAAACTTGACAACCATCACTTTGGTGGCGggagtttgaaaatattgcataTGGCAACTCGTTTTGTTTTGGTCACATCTGGCTGAGTTAATTTAacacagattttttcaaaaaaccaGTGATATGCCGCGAGGAAAGTATGTTAACCACAAGGGTAAGAACCGCAGGTTCAACAACCCTGAGGAAATCAACGAGCAAATGGAGAAGGAAAAGCAGAAACGCGAATGGAGAGAGAAGCATGGCGCTGACCCTGAAGAAGATTCGGCAGAAGAAAAGGGTTCTGGCTCCGAGGCCGGCTCAGACGATTCTTCTTCGGACGGGGAAGAGGAAAAGGCTAAGGGTGTTCAGCATCTAATTGAGGTTTGATCTCTATTCGCCCGTAAAATACGTTgcaaatcacaattttttaaacggagTTCGATGGTGCGTCAGAGCTTTCAATGTGTGGTTGTGGTACATCTGACGCAATCGTACtaaataatgcaataaatattttagctcgaccatttttaaatataaattctttcCTTATTTGATCAAcagtaattattcaaattgtgaTTTGGTATGTCTAACTGGTAACAAAtctcaaattacaaattcttgtttattATTCCAGGTTGAGAATCCAAACAGGGTGCAAAAGAAAACGAAGAAAGTGACCGAGTTAAATACAGAAGCTGCTTCCTCTGCACCTCAGCTTTCCCGGAGAGAACgcgaagaaattgaaaaagaaagagcaCGGGCCAACTACCAGAGGCTACACGCACAGGGCAAAACCGACGAGGCCAGAGCGGATCTTGCAAGGCTAGCGATTATTAGGTATGAAGTCGAATCTTTCctcagagaaagagagtgacCTAATTTGTCCATTCTCATAAGAAGTtccgtgaaatttatttttgagtctGAAACTGCCCAGTAGATCCAGTTTTGGGCAAACAAAAGCAACCTTTTTGCTAAAGCATTCCTACAAGTAAAATCATCTACTATTCACTTTCCCACTAGTCATAAGGGATTAAGACCTGTTCTCTTTGTAAAATATCTCAGGGTCTTTTCATGTCTCTACTATCCTCgcaatttagaatatttattgttgaaaGTATGCAGAGGATAAAAAAGTaaacctttaaattaaatactctCACTGTGGTTTGTCTCCAAGTGATTTAGCAAAGACAGCACGGTTCGGATGTTTCTAGTTGCTTTTTGTTCCAAGTGTGTTAGCTTCTGAGCAAGCCGAAAAAGATTGTGACAATCTCGGTTTAGAGTGATTGATAAATTGTTAAGCCAAAGCATCACGACCAAAAACTAAagccaaaaaaattgtgaagtACCACCCTTTTTTGCTCtgatttcttaattttgtcaaaaaaattgaaaattcattttacaacCAGGAAGATAACCTTTCCagctcattatttattttatcagctgGCATTTCTAACTTCAATTTAAGAAGGTTAGGCACTTGTCACTCCTTTACACTCTGCATAGCATAATTTAATGACTTCTGGACCTGGGCAGCAGGGAAAATTTTTTGCCAAGACGAGGATTCGCTTAGAGAGTCACTAAATACTTGCAAAAAAGACCTCgcataaacaaaacaattattgaataaaaattagagctCTCAGCCAGTCGTGCTGCGCTGTGTCATGGTGCCAgctggcaaattttgggtcacgtgggcagaCGCCATTGAAAatatgtcaaaatttaaaaagtgcaggagaaaaaaaattcttctagCTGTTCGAGTCGTcgagcactatcaaacttcacgtttaaaatattgtcagccgcgccagccctCGGTGAAAATGGCGTTCCCGTCGTCACCGGGCGAAAAAAATCGGCTAAGCTTAacccgccgccttaaatctcgcagCTGACACCTCTGATAATAATACCATAACAATAACGTTATTGGacgcatttttttgttttaatttgtacaCATTATGCTAGGATCGTGACCACACTGACTACTAAAGcgtgctgaaaatttattcgttttcTCACTCccaatttgtttgtaaatgCACGCGCCGGAAGCTA
It encodes:
- the LOC135938028 gene encoding 28 kDa heat- and acid-stable phosphoprotein: MPRGKYVNHKGKNRRFNNPEEINEQMEKEKQKREWREKHGADPEEDSAEEKGSGSEAGSDDSSSDGEEEKAKGVQHLIEVENPNRVQKKTKKVTELNTEAASSAPQLSRREREEIEKERARANYQRLHAQGKTDEARADLARLAIIRQQREDAARRREMEVKEREAAAKAKTDQTSKALGKKK